A single Gemmatimonadaceae bacterium DNA region contains:
- a CDS encoding S9 family peptidase: MKQASGFRSLFVFSALSLVAAQWYDPPLQAPSRAVQVGTRGATLPDTLPRLIPIEALYGAAATQWGGISPDGRWLSYVKNWRGRQNVFVRAVGSTRERTVTRDSVRSVNRYWWSGDGKRILWIQDRGGDENYHLYAANLADESGRVRDLTPFRNVEVEIVALPFRTPGIAIITLNKRDPALADAYRLDLATGRLELAAENPGNFFGYVADGQNQVRAAYGVDSAGHYQLFARTSESTKWRMVKAYAVEDRITPLRFAPDGRLYLISNAGTDLSRLVLIDLETGVERMVDGDPLAEVDIDQPLFDDATGELLMTRYIGDTARLYSKTADMSALLHAAKRAGGGVVEMGGGTRDRSRWVVTLHSPTSPPVTYLFSRRTGILEKFYEPRPLLREYRFAEMQPISYTARDGLRIRGYVALPPGRTPRALPLVVLVHGGPWGDTDKWEFRTDVQHLTNRGYAVLMANYRGTTGFGKRFSRAAKKEFGRAMHTDLLDGIDYLSGRGIVDTARVAIMGGSYGGYAALVGLTFTPQRFACAVDYVGPSSLVTLLESFPPSWKPFLPRSWYPFVGDPRKPADRADMISRSPLYRADSARAPLMIFQGANDPRVTKQQADEIAVALHRRKIPVTYLLALNEGHGFAESETALAVNRATEEFLAKCLGGRVQADVSPRVLAAMRRMTVNVDTLRLAR; the protein is encoded by the coding sequence GGCTTCAGATCTTTGTTCGTATTCAGCGCTTTATCTCTTGTTGCAGCGCAGTGGTACGACCCTCCGCTCCAGGCTCCCTCTCGAGCCGTGCAGGTCGGAACGCGCGGGGCCACGCTTCCGGATACACTACCCAGGCTCATACCAATTGAGGCGCTGTATGGAGCCGCCGCCACTCAATGGGGTGGTATCTCGCCGGACGGTCGCTGGCTGTCGTATGTAAAGAACTGGCGCGGGCGGCAGAACGTCTTCGTGCGAGCGGTTGGATCCACCCGCGAGCGCACTGTTACGCGCGACTCGGTCCGCTCGGTAAACAGGTACTGGTGGTCCGGAGACGGGAAACGAATTCTCTGGATCCAGGACCGCGGCGGCGATGAGAACTATCACCTCTACGCGGCGAATCTGGCCGATGAATCCGGCCGGGTCCGCGACCTCACGCCCTTCAGGAACGTGGAAGTTGAAATAGTAGCGCTGCCATTCCGCACCCCCGGTATCGCGATCATTACGCTGAACAAACGCGACCCCGCCCTGGCTGACGCTTACCGCCTTGATCTTGCCACCGGCAGGCTGGAGCTGGCGGCAGAGAATCCCGGGAACTTCTTCGGGTACGTAGCGGACGGTCAGAATCAGGTTAGAGCGGCCTACGGAGTGGATTCCGCCGGCCACTATCAGCTCTTCGCCCGGACGTCGGAGTCCACCAAGTGGAGAATGGTAAAAGCGTACGCGGTCGAGGATCGCATCACGCCATTGAGGTTTGCGCCAGACGGCCGCCTATACCTGATCAGCAACGCCGGTACGGATCTCTCTCGCCTCGTTCTGATCGACCTCGAGACTGGCGTGGAGAGAATGGTGGATGGCGATCCACTCGCGGAGGTAGACATCGACCAGCCCCTGTTCGATGACGCGACCGGAGAGTTACTGATGACGCGGTACATCGGTGACACTGCCCGGCTCTATTCGAAGACCGCCGATATGAGCGCACTTCTTCATGCGGCGAAGCGGGCCGGAGGCGGAGTAGTGGAAATGGGTGGAGGCACACGCGACAGATCGCGCTGGGTCGTGACACTTCACTCGCCAACCAGTCCACCTGTCACGTACCTCTTCTCACGACGCACAGGAATACTCGAGAAGTTCTACGAGCCACGTCCCCTGCTCAGAGAGTATCGGTTCGCGGAAATGCAGCCCATCTCGTACACAGCGAGAGACGGTCTGCGAATAAGGGGATACGTCGCGCTCCCGCCCGGTCGTACTCCTCGTGCGCTTCCACTGGTCGTTCTCGTACACGGTGGCCCGTGGGGCGATACAGACAAGTGGGAATTCCGCACTGACGTGCAGCACCTCACGAACCGTGGATACGCAGTCCTCATGGCGAACTACCGCGGAACGACAGGCTTCGGGAAGCGGTTCTCGCGCGCGGCAAAGAAAGAATTCGGGCGCGCGATGCACACAGACCTGCTCGACGGTATCGACTACCTCAGCGGTAGAGGTATCGTCGATACCGCCCGGGTGGCCATCATGGGCGGAAGCTATGGCGGGTACGCCGCACTCGTTGGTCTCACGTTCACGCCGCAGAGATTCGCATGCGCGGTGGACTACGTCGGGCCGAGCAGCCTCGTCACTTTGCTCGAATCTTTTCCGCCGTCCTGGAAGCCATTCCTTCCGCGGTCCTGGTATCCTTTCGTGGGCGATCCGCGGAAGCCGGCTGACAGGGCCGACATGATCTCGCGATCTCCGCTCTACCGCGCCGATTCAGCGCGCGCGCCGTTGATGATTTTCCAGGGCGCCAACGATCCACGCGTGACGAAACAACAGGCGGACGAGATCGCGGTCGCGCTTCATCGACGCAAAATTCCTGTTACTTACCTGCTCGCGCTGAACGAGGGGCACGGCTTCGCCGAAAGTGAGACCGCGCTCGCCGTAAACCGAGCGACCGAAGAATTTCTCGCGAAGTGCCTGGGTGGTCGAGTGCAGGCGGACGTGAGCCCTCGTGTGCTGGCGGCGATGCGTCGCATGACGGTGAATGTGGACACATTGCGACTGGCGCGATGA